The following coding sequences lie in one Nycticebus coucang isolate mNycCou1 chromosome 18, mNycCou1.pri, whole genome shotgun sequence genomic window:
- the SLC16A5 gene encoding monocarboxylate transporter 6 isoform X4, translated as MLGGVLASLGMVASSFSYTLIQLYLTAGFITGLGMCFSFQSSVTVLGFYFIRWRVLANALASMGTSLGITLWPLLSLYLLEELGWRGTFLVFAGVFLHCCVCGAILRPVATNMALETKEIPLLPPKTPAPGCLAVCGRTIQRHLAFDILRHNARYCVFTLGVMWMMLGFPLPHVFLVPYAVRHGVDEQRAALLISIIGFSNIFLRPVAGLVASRPAFASHRKYLFSLAVLLNGLTNLVCMVSADFSVLVGYSLAYSVSMSGIGALIFQVLMDIVPMQQFPSALGLLTILEGIALLISPPLAGEARRGAVRCAQGCSWTPPTTSATFSSCPAFSSSRLPSSWAAASIPCRRRSSMVSRLRRKEPERRLPQSGVGPWKAKTVPRSGCAPRSCM; from the exons GCCTGGGCATGTGCTTCAGCTTCCAGTCCAGCGTCACAGTGCTGGGCTTCTACTTCATCCGCTGGCGGGTGCTGGCCAACGCACTGGCCTCGATGGGCACCTCCCTGGGCATCACACTCTGGCCGCTGCTCTCCCTCTACCTGCTGGAGGAGCTGGGCTGGAGGGGGACCTTCCTTGTCTTCGCTGGGGTCTTTCTCCACTGCTGCGTGTGTGGGGCCATCTTGAGGCCTGTGGCCACCAACATGGCCCTTGAAACCAAAGAAATTCCCCTTCTACCTCCCAAGACACCTGCCCCAGGCTGTCTGGCAGTTTGTGGCCGGACCATCCAGCGCCACCTGGCCTTCGATATCCTGCGGCACAATGCACGTTACTGTGTGTTCACGCTGGGTGTGATGTGGATGATGCTGGGTTTTCCTCTGCCGCACGTCTTCCTGGTGCCATACGCCGTGAGGCATGGTGTGGACGAGCAGCGGGCGGCCCTCCTCATCTCCATCATCGGCTTTAGCAACATCTTCCTGCGGCCTGTGGCTGGGCTGGTGGCAAGCCGGCCGGCATTTGCCAGTCACCGCAAGTACCTGTTCAGCCTGGCAGTCCTGCTCAATGGGCTCACCAATCTGGTGTGCATGGTATCTGCCGACTTCTCCGTGCTGGTGGGCTACAGCCTGGCGTACAGCGTATCCATGAGCGGCATCGGTGCCCTCATATTCCAGGTCCTCATGGACATTGTTCCCATGCAGCAATTCCCGAGCGCCCTGGGCCTCTTGACCATCCTGGAGGGCATCGCTCTCCTCATCTCCCCACCATTGGCTGGTGAGGCCAGGAGGGGAGCAGTCAGATGTGCACAG GGTTGCTCCTGGACACCACCAACAACTTCAGCTACATTTTCTTCATGTCCAGCTTTTTCCTCATCTCGGCTGCCCTCTTCATGGGCGGCAGCTTCTATTCCCTGCAGAAGAAGGAGCAGCATggtaagcaggctgaggaggaaggagccAGAGAGGAGGCTGCCCCAGAGTGGGGTCGGACCTTGGAAGGCAAAGACAGTCCCGAGAAGCGGCTGTGCCCCGAGATCATGTATGTGA